CATGTGGCTCATGAATCCGCGCTCCGAGGGTCCCTCAGCCTCTGCCCTGATCCTGTTGATGCTGATGGTGGGCATGGGCCTGGTGGGTTTCCTGGATGACTTCATCAAGATTTCCCGGCAGCGGAGCCTTGGCCTGAATACCAAAGCCAAACTGATCCTCCAAGCTGCCGTGGGCATCATCTTTGCCGTCCTCGCCCTGAACTTTCCGGATGCGAACGGCGTCACTCCGGCATCCACGCACATCTCGCTTGTGCGTGATCTGCCCTGGCTGAACCTCGCCTTCGGCGGCACGGTCCTTGGAGCCATTCTCTTCGTACTCTGGTCCAACCTGATCGTCACGGCGGCAACCAACGGCGTGAACCTGACCGATGGCCTCGACGGACTCGCCGCAGGTGCATCGGTGATGGTTTTTGGTGCCTACACACTCATGGGTATCTGGCAGAGCAACCAGGCCTGTGGTTCCCCTCGGCAGGCAGGCAGCGGCTGCTACTCGGTGCGGGATCCCCTGGATCTCGCACTGCTGGCGGCAATCTTGAGTGCGGCCCTCGTTGGATTCCTCTGGTGGAATACCTCACCGGCGAAGATTTTCATGGGCGATACCGGCTCGCTGGCAATCGGCGGTGCAATTGCCGGCTTCGCCATCCTGTCCAGGACCGAACTGCTGCTTGGCATCATCGGCGGACTCTTCGTCCTCATCACACTCTCGGTCATCATCCAGGTGGGCTACTTCAAGGCCACCCGTGGCAAACGCTTCTTCATGATGGCTCCGCTGCAGCACCACTTCGAACTCAAGGGCTGGGCGGAAGTCACGGTGGTGGTACGGTTCTGGATTCTTGGCGGGCTGTTTGTCGCCGTGGGACTTGGCGTCTTCTACGCCGAATGGGTAGTTCTCCTGTGACCGATTCCAGCCGGCTTCAGGAACTCGTCAGCTGGGATTCCGACTGGCCAGGACTCCGCGTTGTGGTCACAGGCATCGGCGTTTCTGGTTTTGCTGCCGCAGACACCCTTATTGAGCTTGGTGCCCGGGTGGTTGTGGTGGACGCCGCCACCAGCGTCACGGCGCACGCGCAGGCCGACACCCTCCGGATTGTCGGGGCAGTGGAAGTCCTTCTGGGCGAGGACGCCGTTAAGTCCGTGCCGAAGATCGACGGCGCGAAACCTGACCTCATCGTGACGTCACCGGGCTGGCGCCCGGACCAGGCACTCCTGGCCGCAGCGGCGAGGGCACACATTCCGGTGTGGGGCGACGTCGAGCTCGCCTGGCGCCTGCGGGAACGCAAGGGCCACAAAACCGCCGACTGGCTGACGATTACCGGCACCAACGGGAAAACAACAACTGTGGGACTCACCGAATCAATGCTCCAGGCAGCCGGGCTGAAGGCAATTGCGGTCGGAAACGTGGGCACCCCTGTTCTGGATGCACTCCGGGATCCCGTGGACTACGACGTCTTCGCCGTTGAGCTCTCCAGCTTCCAGCTCCACTGGTCCGAATCTTTGTCCCCGGTGGCCAGCGTCTGCCTGAATGTTGCCGAAGACCATGTGGACTGGCACGGCTCATATACGTCCTATCTGGCTGACAAGGCCAAAGTCTATGAGGGTACGCAGAAGGCCTGCATCTTCAACGCTGAACAGATCGAGACCGAACGGATGGTGGAGAACGCAGACGTCGTTGACGGCTGCCGGGCGGTTGGCTTCACCACTGTCGCTCCTGCCATCAGCATGCTGGGCGTGGTGGAGGGACTGCTGGTGGACCGGGCCTTCATAGCGGAGCGCAAGGACAGCGCAGCCGAGCTGGCCTCCATGGCCGATCTCGGTGAATTGGCGCCGCGCCACATGGTCGCCAACGCGTTGGCGGCCGCCGCACTGGTAAGGGCCTACGGTGTGGACGTGTCCGCCGTGCGCAAAGGCATTCAGAATTACGTCCCGGGAAGCCACCGCATTCAGCCGGTCACCCGGCAGAACGGCGTCCTGTGGGTCAATGACTCCAAAGCCACCAACCCCCATGCTGCATCAGCTTCCCTGGCAGCTTTTGACAGCGTGATCTGGATTGCGGGTGGCCTCTCCAAGGGCGTCAGCTACGACGAACTCGTCCATGATCATGCCCGCCGGCTCAAAGCAGTTGTGCTGATCGGCAAGGACACAACCTCCCTGGCGGAGGCTCTCCAGCGACACGCACCGGATGTACCCGTGATCGCACAACCCGCGGGTGACACTGAAAATATGCAGACTGCCGGAACGGGCGGACCCATCGCAACCCCCTCGCCGGTATCGGGTGGGACGGTGATGGCCCAGGCCGTTGCGTCGGCGGCGCAGCTGGCCACTTCCGGTGACACTGTGCTGATGGCCCCGGCCGCTGCTTCCATGGATCAGTTCTCTTCCTACGCTCACCGTGGCGACGCCTTCATCGAAGCTGTCCTCGAGCTAGTGGAAGGGCAGGCTCAGACCGGCGAGGAGTAACAATGGTCAGCACGCCCACACGTCCGCCGTCTGCAAAGCCGCGCGACGCCAAAGCCATCCCCAAGGCACCTGCCGCGAGGCTCTCGGCGCCAGCCAGGGTGCGCGGCTGGTACCGCGGATTCTGGTCCGCTCTGGAAGGCACCGGAAAGTCCCGGAACGGTTCAACGTATTACCTGATTCTCGGCTCCACGCTTGCGCTGACCGCCATCGGCATCATGATGGTGCTGTCGGCGTCGAGCGTCGAAGCGATCGCGGCGGAGGAGTCGCCCTACACGGCGGCCCTGAAGCAAGGCATGTTCGCTGCCATCGGTGTCTTCATGATGTTCGTTTTGTCCCGGATCAATGTGGTGTGGCTCAAACGGCTGGCGTGGCTGGGAATAGGGATTGCCTTCGTGCTGCTCATTCTGGTGCAGCTGATCGGTACGAGCGTGAACGGCAATAAGAACTGGATTGAGATCGGGTCGTTCTTCACGCTCCAGCCATCCGAGGCGGCCAAGCTGGCGTTGGCGCTGTGGATGGCCACGGTGCTTACCAGAAAGGCAAAACTGCTGCATATGCTCCGGCATTCACTCATTCCGGTTTTGCCCGTGGCTGCAGGCATTATTGCCCTGGTGCTTGCCGGAAACGACCTCGGCACCGGAATGATCATCATGATGATTGTGGCCGCCGCCCTGTTTTTTGCCGGCATTCCGTTGTACCTGTTTGGTTTCGCGGCACTGGTTGCCGCAGCCGGTACTGCGGTCATGGCGATCGCCAGCCCCAACCGCATGTGCAGGATCACCTCCTGGTGGACCGGTGGTGCCTGCGGTGACGGAACTGACGTAAACTACCAGTCCACCAACGGACTCTACGGCCTCGCGTCCGGAGGCTGGTTCGGGGTGGGCCTGGGCCAGAGCCGGCAAAAGTACAGCTGGATACCGGAAGCGCACAACGACTTCATCTTCGCCATCATCGGCGAGGAACTCGGCCTGGTGGGCACCGTCGTCGTACTCATCCTCTTCGCCATCCTCGGTGCCGCGATCTACCGCGTGGTGGTGGCGCAGGAAGATATGTTCCACCGTGTCCTCGCCGGCACCATCATGGTCTGGCTGCTGGGCCAGGCAACCGTCAACATGGCCGTAGTCACGGGTCTGATGCCGGTGATCGGGGTGCCGTTGCCCTTCATCTCGTATGGCGGCTCAGCCCTCCTTATGTCGCTCTGTGCCATCGGCGTAGTGTTGTCGCTGGCCCGCGTCCAGATGGCTCCGAACATCCGTCCCAAGCGGATCCTGAGGGTTGGCGCCAGATCCTCACGAAGCACCGCCGGACGCACCACCCCCGTACGAAAGCGTAAGTAGCACTTGATGAAATCCGAATCCCTGTCCGTGGTGCTTGCCGGCGGCGGAACCGCCGGCCACATCAGCCCCATGCTGGCAATTGCGGCGGCAATCCGTGACGCACGTCCGGCGGCCCGTCTCCTTGCCGTGGGTACGCCCGCCGGCATGGAGACGCGGCTTGTGCCGGCAGCGGGACTGGAGCTCGCAACCATTGACCGCGTTCCTTTCCCGCGGAAACCGTCCATGGACCTGCTGCGGCTGCCCGGACGCCTTGCCGGGGCTGTCAGGCAGGCAGGCCGCATTCTGGACAGGGCGAACGCCGACGTACTGGTGGGCGTCGGCGGCTATGTGTCCACGCCCATGTACCTGGCCGCCTGGCGTCGGAGTATTCCCATTGTGATCCACGAGGCCAACGCGCGTCCCGGCCTGGCAAACCGCGTGGGAGCCAGGCTGAGCAAACACGTGGCCGTGGCGTTCGAAGGAACCCGGCTGCCCCGCGCGCAGCACATCGGGATGCCCATGCGTACGGAGATTTCGGGGCTGGACCGGCAGGTCGCCCAAGCGTCTGCGCGGGCGGCGCTGGGACTGGATCCGGACAAGCCGGTGCTGATTGTCACCGGCGGATCATCCGGTGCGCAGAGCATCAACCGAACAGTAGGGGCCTCCCTGGATGCGCTGGCCCGGGCAGGTGTCCAGACGCTTCACATTACGGGTCACGGTAAAGCCGTCCCGGCGTCCCACGGCGGAAATCTTGCGGCCGATGGATACCGTCAGCTCGAGTACGTGGACGGCATGGAAGTGGTCTATGCGGCCGCGGACTTGCTGCTGGCCCGTTCAGGGGCAGCCACCGTGTCCGAAGTAGCAGCCGTGGGCGTGCCTGCAGTTTTTGTCCCGTTGCCCATCGGCAACGGTGAGCAGGCGTTAAACGCCGCCGGGCTGGTGGCCGCCGGCGGTGCAAAGCTGGTTCTCGACAAGGACTTCACGCCGGACTGGGTCCGCCAAGTACTCATCCCTCTCATCACGGACCCCGGACGGCTTGCCGCAATGGCGGCGCATTCACAAAATCTCGGCATCAGAAATGCTGATCGGCGCATGGCCGATCTTGTCCTGAAAGCGGTATCCGAATGACCACGCCCAACATCCGGAGCCAGGCGTCCCTGGGCCGCGTCCATTTCATCGGGATCGGTGGCGTGGGGATGTCCGCTGTGGCGCGCATTTTGGTGGCCCGCGGCCTTCCTGTGAGCGGTTCGGATGCCAAGGATCTGCCGGTCATGGCAGATCTTGCGGCCGCAGGGGCAAGGATTGCCGTGGGCTACGCGGCAGCGAATCTCGGAGATGCCCAGACTGTGGTGGCCGGATCGGCGATCCGCGCCGACAACCCTGAAGTTGTAGCCGCCCGGGCCGCAGGGCTGCCTGTGCTCCACCGTTCCGAGGCCCTCGCCGCCACCATGGCAGACGATCAGGTGGTGACCGTGGCCGGGACCCACGGGAAGTCCACCACTACATCCATGATCACGGTGCTGCTGCAGGGCGCCGGGATGGACCCGTCCTTCGCGATCGGCGCCAACGTGCCTTCCCTGGGCGTGAACGCAGCCCACGGCAGATCCAAGGTGTTTGTTGCTGAGGCTGACGAATCGGACGGCTCCTTCCTGAACTACCGCCCGCAGATTGCGGTGGTCACCAACGTCGAGCCGGACCACCTGGATCACTATGGAACGGCCGAGGCCGTGTACGAAGCGTTTGATCGCTTCACGGCACTTTTGCCGTCCGACGGCGTTTTAGTCGCCTGTGCGGATGATGACGGAGCCCTTGCCCTGGCGCGGCGCACACAGGAGCGGGGTACCCGGGTAGTCCTCTACGGCACCTCGGATGACGCCGGGCTGAAATTGCACGACGGCGGACCCGGCGACGTCTGGCTTTCCACGCCCGCCGGGCGCTTTGCCCTGGAGCTGCAGGTGCCGGGGCGGCACAATGCACTGAATGCGGCCGCTGCCTTTGCGGTGGCCCTCGAGCTGGGTGTTGAACCGGCAGCAGCCGCCAAGGCCCTGGCTGACTTTTCCGGAGCGTCCAGGCGGTTCGAGCTCAAGGGCGAAGGCCGGGGAGTCCGGGTCTACGACGACTACGCCCACCAC
This genomic interval from Micrococcaceae bacterium Sec5.7 contains the following:
- the mraY gene encoding phospho-N-acetylmuramoyl-pentapeptide-transferase yields the protein MIALLVGAGLALLFASVGTPLFIRLLVRKSYGQFIRDDGPTSHHTKRGTPTMGGTVVVGAVLLSYGLTHLIMWLMNPRSEGPSASALILLMLMVGMGLVGFLDDFIKISRQRSLGLNTKAKLILQAAVGIIFAVLALNFPDANGVTPASTHISLVRDLPWLNLAFGGTVLGAILFVLWSNLIVTAATNGVNLTDGLDGLAAGASVMVFGAYTLMGIWQSNQACGSPRQAGSGCYSVRDPLDLALLAAILSAALVGFLWWNTSPAKIFMGDTGSLAIGGAIAGFAILSRTELLLGIIGGLFVLITLSVIIQVGYFKATRGKRFFMMAPLQHHFELKGWAEVTVVVRFWILGGLFVAVGLGVFYAEWVVLL
- the murD gene encoding UDP-N-acetylmuramoyl-L-alanine--D-glutamate ligase; its protein translation is MGSSPVTDSSRLQELVSWDSDWPGLRVVVTGIGVSGFAAADTLIELGARVVVVDAATSVTAHAQADTLRIVGAVEVLLGEDAVKSVPKIDGAKPDLIVTSPGWRPDQALLAAAARAHIPVWGDVELAWRLRERKGHKTADWLTITGTNGKTTTVGLTESMLQAAGLKAIAVGNVGTPVLDALRDPVDYDVFAVELSSFQLHWSESLSPVASVCLNVAEDHVDWHGSYTSYLADKAKVYEGTQKACIFNAEQIETERMVENADVVDGCRAVGFTTVAPAISMLGVVEGLLVDRAFIAERKDSAAELASMADLGELAPRHMVANALAAAALVRAYGVDVSAVRKGIQNYVPGSHRIQPVTRQNGVLWVNDSKATNPHAASASLAAFDSVIWIAGGLSKGVSYDELVHDHARRLKAVVLIGKDTTSLAEALQRHAPDVPVIAQPAGDTENMQTAGTGGPIATPSPVSGGTVMAQAVASAAQLATSGDTVLMAPAAASMDQFSSYAHRGDAFIEAVLELVEGQAQTGEE
- the ftsW gene encoding putative lipid II flippase FtsW — translated: MVSTPTRPPSAKPRDAKAIPKAPAARLSAPARVRGWYRGFWSALEGTGKSRNGSTYYLILGSTLALTAIGIMMVLSASSVEAIAAEESPYTAALKQGMFAAIGVFMMFVLSRINVVWLKRLAWLGIGIAFVLLILVQLIGTSVNGNKNWIEIGSFFTLQPSEAAKLALALWMATVLTRKAKLLHMLRHSLIPVLPVAAGIIALVLAGNDLGTGMIIMMIVAAALFFAGIPLYLFGFAALVAAAGTAVMAIASPNRMCRITSWWTGGACGDGTDVNYQSTNGLYGLASGGWFGVGLGQSRQKYSWIPEAHNDFIFAIIGEELGLVGTVVVLILFAILGAAIYRVVVAQEDMFHRVLAGTIMVWLLGQATVNMAVVTGLMPVIGVPLPFISYGGSALLMSLCAIGVVLSLARVQMAPNIRPKRILRVGARSSRSTAGRTTPVRKRK
- the murG gene encoding undecaprenyldiphospho-muramoylpentapeptide beta-N-acetylglucosaminyltransferase, which translates into the protein MKSESLSVVLAGGGTAGHISPMLAIAAAIRDARPAARLLAVGTPAGMETRLVPAAGLELATIDRVPFPRKPSMDLLRLPGRLAGAVRQAGRILDRANADVLVGVGGYVSTPMYLAAWRRSIPIVIHEANARPGLANRVGARLSKHVAVAFEGTRLPRAQHIGMPMRTEISGLDRQVAQASARAALGLDPDKPVLIVTGGSSGAQSINRTVGASLDALARAGVQTLHITGHGKAVPASHGGNLAADGYRQLEYVDGMEVVYAAADLLLARSGAATVSEVAAVGVPAVFVPLPIGNGEQALNAAGLVAAGGAKLVLDKDFTPDWVRQVLIPLITDPGRLAAMAAHSQNLGIRNADRRMADLVLKAVSE
- the murC gene encoding UDP-N-acetylmuramate--L-alanine ligase, whose translation is MTTPNIRSQASLGRVHFIGIGGVGMSAVARILVARGLPVSGSDAKDLPVMADLAAAGARIAVGYAAANLGDAQTVVAGSAIRADNPEVVAARAAGLPVLHRSEALAATMADDQVVTVAGTHGKSTTTSMITVLLQGAGMDPSFAIGANVPSLGVNAAHGRSKVFVAEADESDGSFLNYRPQIAVVTNVEPDHLDHYGTAEAVYEAFDRFTALLPSDGVLVACADDDGALALARRTQERGTRVVLYGTSDDAGLKLHDGGPGDVWLSTPAGRFALELQVPGRHNALNAAAAFAVALELGVEPAAAAKALADFSGASRRFELKGEGRGVRVYDDYAHHPTEVRAAMAAARSVAGNHKVHVLFQPHLFSRTREFAQDFAEALNSADTALVLDIYPAREDPIPGVSSQLIADHLGSGGRLVEAGDAAVAALVAEAGPGDIVLTAGAGDVTAYGPLIVEALGG